AAAAGAAAGGGTAGATAATTACATTGCACATATCGAAAGCTCCAGTATCCCCCATGCAATGACACCTTACATTACCGAAGAACGCGAGTTGCGAGTATCACAGATGGATGTTTTCTCCAGGTTAATGATCGACCGTATTATATTTATGGGAGCTCCTGTCGAATCCAATATTGCAAATATCGTACAAGCCCAACTATTGTTCCTTCAGTCCGTTGACCCCAAAAAGGATATACATATGTATATTAACTCTCCTGGTGGTGAAGTTTATGCGGGACTTGGCATTTACGATACCATGCAATTAATTAGTCCGGATGTTGCCACAATCTGTACCGGCATGGCCCTCTCTTTTGGTGCAATATTACTTTGTGGTGGCGCTAAGGGTAAACGAAGCGCCCTGACGCATGCACGGGTCATGTTGCACCAACCGTTAGGAGGTGTGCAAGGACAGGC
The window above is part of the Sphingobacterium sp. ML3W genome. Proteins encoded here:
- a CDS encoding ATP-dependent Clp protease proteolytic subunit gives rise to the protein MNIDKNEFRKFAAGHCYVPKERVDNYIAHIESSSIPHAMTPYITEERELRVSQMDVFSRLMIDRIIFMGAPVESNIANIVQAQLLFLQSVDPKKDIHMYINSPGGEVYAGLGIYDTMQLISPDVATICTGMALSFGAILLCGGAKGKRSALTHARVMLHQPLGGVQGQASDIEITANQVLKIKKELCDIIAKHSGQSYQKVHDISDRDHWMVAAEAKEFGIIDEVLT